In Synechococcus sp. KORDI-100, a single window of DNA contains:
- the ntcA gene encoding global nitrogen regulator NtcA, whose product MNAASSGFTRYSPTVPPSALASQAPSSRSLLDVIRDLDGASSELVERNKTIFFPGDPAERVYLIRRGAVRLSRVYESGEEITVALLRENSLFGVLSLLTGHRSDRFYHAVAFTRVEMVTAPAASVRAAIEADTAVGLRLLQGLSSRILQTETMIETLTHRDMSSRLVSFLLVLCRDFGVPDDLGITIDLRLSHQAIAEAIGSTRVTITRLLGDLRQSGLVQIDRKKITVLDPIALAKRFS is encoded by the coding sequence ATGAATGCAGCCAGCAGTGGTTTCACTCGCTACTCCCCAACCGTGCCTCCATCAGCATTGGCGTCGCAGGCTCCCTCGAGCCGCTCCTTGCTCGATGTGATCCGTGATCTCGATGGTGCCAGCAGCGAACTGGTGGAACGCAATAAGACAATCTTTTTCCCAGGTGATCCAGCGGAGCGCGTCTACCTGATCCGCCGTGGAGCGGTTCGCCTGTCCCGCGTCTATGAATCAGGTGAAGAAATCACCGTGGCTCTTCTTCGAGAAAACAGCCTGTTCGGGGTGCTCTCGCTGCTGACGGGACATCGATCCGACCGCTTTTATCACGCTGTCGCCTTCACCCGCGTTGAGATGGTGACCGCCCCCGCAGCCTCCGTTCGCGCTGCAATCGAAGCGGACACCGCCGTTGGCCTGCGACTGCTGCAGGGACTGTCCAGTCGGATCCTTCAGACGGAAACGATGATTGAGACCCTCACGCACCGCGACATGTCCTCCCGTCTGGTGAGTTTCCTGCTGGTGCTTTGCCGAGATTTCGGTGTCCCTGATGACCTCGGCATCACGATCGACCTTCGCCTCTCTCACCAGGCGATCGCTGAAGCGATCGGATCCACCCGCGTCACGATCACCCGCCTGCTGGGAGACTTGCGCCAATCAGGATTGGTGCAGATTGATCGCAAGAAGATCACCGTGCTGGATCCAATCGCTCTGGCCAAGCGGTTCAGCTGA
- the rph gene encoding ribonuclease PH — MSDQFASRRDGRDINDLRPFSVSWNPMGFALSSLIVQTGQTSVLCSVCLEDKVPRWRQGEGLGWISAEYRLLPGSTPERQPRELMKLSGRTQEIQRLIARSLRAVMDMQALGERSLLIDCDVIQADAGTRTAAVTGAWLALRHATDVLLDRGLLERDPLINQVAAVSVGLVDGTALLDLDYSEDSRAEVDLNVVMASDRRLLEIQGTAERAPFSREQLNQLLDLAEPGLQSLFSAQTEAYIRSRA; from the coding sequence ATGAGTGATCAATTCGCTTCTCGCCGAGACGGCCGCGACATCAACGACTTGAGACCCTTCAGCGTCAGCTGGAACCCCATGGGATTCGCACTCAGCTCACTGATCGTTCAGACGGGCCAAACCTCAGTGCTGTGCAGTGTCTGCCTGGAGGACAAGGTGCCCCGCTGGCGTCAGGGAGAGGGGCTGGGCTGGATTTCAGCCGAGTACCGGCTCCTGCCCGGCTCCACGCCTGAACGCCAGCCAAGAGAACTCATGAAACTGTCGGGTCGCACGCAGGAGATCCAACGCTTGATTGCCCGAAGTCTGCGAGCCGTCATGGACATGCAGGCCCTTGGCGAACGCAGTCTGCTGATCGACTGCGATGTGATCCAGGCCGATGCCGGCACCAGAACGGCGGCGGTCACAGGAGCCTGGCTTGCCCTGCGTCACGCGACAGACGTTCTGCTGGATCGTGGCCTGCTCGAACGCGACCCACTGATCAATCAGGTCGCTGCTGTGTCCGTTGGCCTGGTCGATGGAACGGCCCTGCTCGACCTGGACTACAGCGAAGACAGTCGAGCGGAGGTGGACCTGAATGTGGTGATGGCGTCTGATCGACGACTGCTTGAAATCCAGGGGACAGCCGAACGGGCTCCATTCAGCCGCGAGCAACTGAATCAACTCCTTGATCTCGCCGAACCCGGCCTGCAGAGCCTGTTCTCCGCCCAAACAGAGGCCTACATCCGCTCCAGAGCCTGA
- a CDS encoding cob(I)yrinic acid a,c-diamide adenosyltransferase, producing MTASLKSTRTQSAELPSQDSLVLDQAGLLPLPSVPSRAPLHLVEAEGQLQVHTAPYRGSFSTVFSQAVRAAGLGSRVLIAQFLKGGVQQGPAGCVNLCGGLAWLRPDVEACLSEAGLEQARPAVAEVWHTCRHHLMQGDLDQLVLDEPGLAVALGYLDEQELIDALEQRPGSMDVIITGPAIPASVMSMADQVTELRRGF from the coding sequence ATGACCGCCAGCCTGAAATCCACGCGCACTCAATCGGCGGAGCTCCCCAGCCAGGACTCGCTGGTCCTTGATCAAGCCGGTTTGCTTCCCCTGCCGTCGGTTCCCTCGAGGGCTCCACTGCATCTTGTCGAGGCTGAAGGTCAGCTGCAGGTGCATACCGCTCCCTATCGGGGCAGTTTTTCAACGGTCTTCAGTCAGGCGGTGCGTGCAGCGGGGCTCGGAAGTCGGGTGTTGATCGCACAATTCCTCAAGGGTGGTGTCCAGCAGGGTCCTGCCGGTTGCGTCAATCTCTGTGGGGGGCTGGCCTGGTTGCGGCCAGACGTTGAGGCCTGCCTGTCGGAAGCTGGTCTTGAGCAGGCCAGGCCGGCAGTGGCAGAGGTGTGGCACACCTGCCGTCACCACCTGATGCAAGGCGATCTCGATCAACTGGTGCTTGATGAACCAGGACTTGCGGTGGCGTTGGGTTATCTCGATGAGCAGGAGTTGATTGACGCTCTTGAGCAGCGGCCCGGCTCGATGGATGTGATCATCACCGGACCTGCCATTCCCGCCAGCGTGATGTCCATGGCCGACCAGGTGACTGAATTGCGACGAGGTTTCTGA
- the dcd gene encoding dCTP deaminase, whose amino-acid sequence MLKSDRWITEQAAQGMISPFQKGLVRHLDPKNRERPVLSFGCSSYGYDLRLSPQEFMIFRHVPGTVMNPKRFNPANLEPTPLHQDEDGQYFILPAHSYGLGVALEKLQVPPNITVICLGKSTYARLGIIVNTTPAEASWEGHLTLEFSNSSGADCRIYASEGICQLLFFEGDPCDTTYSDRAGKYQHQPEKVTLARV is encoded by the coding sequence ATGCTGAAAAGCGATCGCTGGATCACTGAGCAAGCCGCCCAAGGGATGATCAGTCCTTTTCAGAAGGGGTTGGTGCGTCATCTGGATCCCAAGAACCGCGAGCGCCCCGTTCTCAGTTTCGGTTGCTCGTCCTACGGCTACGACCTCAGGTTGTCTCCGCAGGAATTCATGATTTTCCGGCACGTTCCAGGGACCGTGATGAACCCGAAGCGGTTCAATCCGGCCAACCTGGAGCCCACCCCTCTGCATCAGGACGAGGATGGTCAGTACTTCATCCTTCCGGCCCATTCCTATGGATTGGGAGTGGCCCTGGAGAAACTCCAGGTTCCGCCGAACATCACGGTGATCTGCCTCGGCAAGAGCACCTATGCCCGCCTCGGGATCATTGTGAACACCACTCCCGCAGAAGCGAGTTGGGAGGGACATCTCACCCTGGAGTTCAGTAACAGCTCCGGAGCCGACTGTCGTATTTATGCCAGTGAGGGCATCTGTCAGTTGCTGTTTTTCGAAGGGGATCCCTGCGACACGACGTACAGCGACCGAGCAGGGAAGTACCAGCATCAACCGGAAAAGGTCACCCTCGCCAGGGTTTGA
- the thyX gene encoding FAD-dependent thymidylate synthase → MDRFRVDLIAATPHPQRCVYAAMHQDYSEGFVAGDRENWPDEQRAGEICVKRLLSGERGHYGPLEHAQIVLNVGWFPHSVMQQARTHRVGVSFDVQSMRYTGERICRAADGALDLEEVFYLRPVGDYSDRQGKKYAYTQDQRQLDLKHCQAAAERYRDLLRAGFAEEHARGILPFDYRQHFVVSFSLRAFLHFMDLRAKLDAQLEIRQLCDLMWPHLLTWAPQFAEWYEKSRLHRARLAP, encoded by the coding sequence ATGGATCGTTTCCGGGTCGATCTGATCGCTGCAACTCCTCATCCACAGCGGTGCGTCTATGCCGCGATGCATCAGGACTACAGCGAGGGGTTTGTCGCCGGGGATCGCGAGAACTGGCCCGATGAACAACGCGCGGGCGAGATCTGCGTCAAACGACTGCTCTCTGGAGAGCGTGGCCACTACGGCCCCCTCGAACATGCCCAGATCGTGTTGAACGTGGGCTGGTTCCCCCACTCGGTGATGCAGCAGGCCCGCACCCACAGGGTGGGCGTCAGCTTCGACGTCCAATCGATGCGATACACCGGCGAACGCATCTGTCGGGCCGCCGATGGTGCACTTGACCTCGAGGAGGTGTTCTATCTGCGGCCGGTCGGCGACTACAGCGATCGGCAAGGCAAAAAATATGCCTACACCCAGGATCAGAGACAGCTGGATCTGAAGCACTGTCAAGCCGCCGCCGAGCGTTATCGCGATCTGTTGCGAGCGGGTTTTGCTGAGGAGCACGCCCGGGGCATCCTGCCGTTCGACTACCGCCAGCACTTCGTTGTGAGCTTCAGCCTGAGGGCGTTTCTGCACTTCATGGATCTACGCGCCAAGCTCGACGCCCAGCTTGAGATTCGTCAGCTCTGCGATCTGATGTGGCCTCATTTGCTCACCTGGGCGCCGCAGTTCGCCGAGTGGTATGAGAAAAGTCGGCTGCACAGGGCGCGGCTTGCGCCGTAA
- a CDS encoding thioredoxin domain-containing protein: MTGSTPQPLLGQAQKLLLLAVALGLAVTLVAVRGGFQSESPLEQLARRSLEPDVALNNGRPTVIEFYADWCQACRAMAPAMLSLEQSTQGKLDIVMVNVDNPRWQDLVDRYDVNGIPQLDLFGPDGMQRGRSIGLRQPEDLMAISEALILEKELPGLQGIGSLSPVPGNELATTGPTTGPRSHG; the protein is encoded by the coding sequence ATGACCGGCAGCACGCCTCAGCCGTTGCTGGGCCAGGCCCAGAAATTGCTTCTACTGGCCGTCGCCCTTGGCCTGGCCGTGACACTGGTTGCCGTGCGCGGTGGATTTCAGAGTGAATCGCCTCTCGAACAGCTGGCACGGCGATCCCTGGAACCGGATGTCGCCCTGAACAACGGCCGCCCGACGGTGATCGAGTTCTATGCGGACTGGTGCCAGGCCTGCCGCGCCATGGCCCCCGCCATGCTCTCCCTGGAACAGAGCACCCAAGGCAAGCTGGACATCGTGATGGTGAATGTCGACAATCCGCGCTGGCAGGACCTCGTGGACCGTTACGACGTCAACGGCATCCCGCAGCTTGATCTGTTTGGCCCCGATGGCATGCAGCGAGGGCGCTCCATCGGCCTGCGGCAGCCGGAGGATCTCATGGCAATCAGTGAAGCTCTGATCCTGGAGAAGGAGCTGCCAGGCCTGCAGGGGATCGGCAGCCTCAGCCCGGTTCCTGGCAATGAACTTGCAACAACCGGACCAACCACCGGCCCTCGAAGCCACGGCTGA
- a CDS encoding lytic transglycosylase domain-containing protein, producing the protein MPAGSRRGAVLLLGTAAGALTVTWFGQQWIQQWYRANTASSTTESRQLWRRYRWSIDPQQRRDAALRMAARERDDATGMARLLAGQGWGNAPLASISLELAAETAADLGRQKQATDLWRSLLKRFPESASSAWARRRLGAAEPDLLFELLERQPRHPAALSAAEAIDPEQTKGHQGALHLARWGVTWPGAAGRLRDACEDQGQWAPDDNARQHLARGLAQLGDADAAEDCLPEGASDPETALAIGRTLLRGNREQGSRGERLLLNLTREHPRHPSSLEAAKLLSDPLVPKAEILNALPSTLAQSSPAVAAGRVRLEQGWDADRVIEQWPDDPAIWQLQWDLSRDALLAGQWERANTLLTKLSSGTLPQPLEARRLFWLGFSADRLGETTNARSHWQELIEQQPAGYYSWLAERRLHRTPLPNLQRPDLEWAESSQPAEGAVDLDPLNSGDDLVNQLWDLGLMDKAWDQWLTRRETGQEPSYPDQLVEGRLRIAVGDPWMGLDQLFRVSLRWRHPNCEEAERLQRNQSPRLFSALFQSAARDENVSSNLLYGISKQESRFTPDVRSVVGAAGLMQLMPATAAELAGRPLEAHELDDPELNINLGAAYLKQLLEQWQGHPLLAIASYNAGPGTVEGWRNDELDTAPELWVERIPYPETRYYTKKVMDNLLRYADLSSGVCEQNGAG; encoded by the coding sequence GTGCCAGCGGGTTCTCGACGAGGTGCTGTGCTGTTGCTCGGGACCGCTGCCGGCGCCCTCACGGTGACATGGTTCGGTCAGCAGTGGATCCAGCAATGGTATCGAGCGAACACGGCATCCTCGACAACCGAGAGCAGACAGCTCTGGAGGCGCTACCGCTGGTCGATCGATCCGCAACAGCGCCGTGACGCCGCCCTGAGGATGGCGGCCCGGGAACGGGATGACGCGACTGGGATGGCCAGGCTCCTGGCTGGACAGGGCTGGGGGAACGCTCCCCTCGCCTCCATTTCACTGGAACTAGCGGCGGAAACCGCCGCAGACCTCGGCCGGCAAAAACAGGCGACGGATCTCTGGCGCAGCCTCCTCAAACGTTTTCCAGAGTCTGCGTCCTCCGCCTGGGCTCGACGGCGACTAGGTGCCGCCGAGCCCGACCTTCTGTTTGAGCTTCTGGAGCGTCAACCCCGTCATCCCGCAGCCCTGTCGGCAGCGGAAGCCATTGATCCGGAGCAGACCAAGGGGCATCAAGGGGCGCTTCACCTCGCCCGTTGGGGAGTGACCTGGCCGGGAGCGGCCGGCCGTCTTCGTGATGCCTGCGAGGACCAGGGCCAGTGGGCGCCTGATGACAACGCTCGCCAGCACCTAGCGCGTGGATTGGCCCAGCTTGGCGACGCCGACGCGGCCGAAGACTGCCTGCCGGAGGGAGCCTCTGATCCAGAGACAGCGCTGGCGATCGGCAGGACACTGCTGCGAGGCAACCGTGAACAAGGCAGTCGCGGAGAACGGCTTCTGCTGAACCTCACCAGAGAGCACCCGAGGCACCCAAGCAGCCTCGAGGCAGCAAAACTGCTCAGCGATCCTCTCGTTCCAAAGGCGGAGATTCTCAACGCCCTGCCGTCGACGCTCGCCCAGTCGTCCCCAGCGGTGGCCGCAGGTCGCGTCCGGCTGGAGCAGGGATGGGATGCGGATCGGGTGATCGAACAGTGGCCGGATGACCCTGCGATCTGGCAGCTGCAGTGGGATCTCTCACGGGATGCCCTGCTGGCCGGTCAGTGGGAGAGAGCCAACACCCTGTTGACCAAACTGTCCAGCGGGACCCTGCCCCAACCCCTGGAAGCCCGGCGCCTGTTCTGGCTTGGTTTCAGCGCTGATCGCCTGGGCGAGACAACAAACGCCAGATCCCATTGGCAGGAGCTGATCGAGCAGCAGCCGGCTGGGTATTACAGCTGGCTTGCGGAACGGCGTCTCCACCGGACTCCGTTGCCCAACCTGCAACGTCCTGACCTTGAGTGGGCGGAGAGCAGCCAGCCGGCAGAGGGAGCCGTAGATCTTGACCCACTCAACAGTGGCGATGACCTGGTGAACCAGCTCTGGGACCTCGGCCTCATGGACAAGGCCTGGGACCAGTGGCTCACGCGCAGAGAAACAGGACAGGAGCCCTCCTATCCGGATCAACTCGTCGAGGGGCGCCTGCGCATCGCCGTTGGAGATCCATGGATGGGTTTGGACCAGCTGTTCAGAGTCAGCCTGCGCTGGCGCCACCCCAATTGCGAGGAGGCCGAACGTCTGCAACGCAACCAGTCACCACGGTTGTTCAGCGCTCTGTTCCAGTCCGCTGCCAGGGACGAGAACGTGTCGTCGAACCTGCTGTACGGGATCAGCAAACAGGAATCGCGCTTCACCCCTGACGTGCGATCCGTCGTCGGCGCCGCCGGCCTGATGCAACTGATGCCGGCCACCGCCGCTGAGCTGGCAGGCCGACCGCTTGAGGCTCATGAACTCGATGACCCTGAACTGAATATCAACCTTGGTGCTGCCTACCTGAAACAGCTGTTGGAGCAATGGCAAGGTCACCCATTGCTGGCAATCGCAAGTTACAACGCAGGGCCTGGAACCGTCGAAGGCTGGCGAAACGACGAGCTCGACACAGCACCGGAACTCTGGGTGGAACGAATTCCCTATCCGGAAACCCGCTACTACACAAAAAAAGTGATGGACAACCTGTTGCGTTACGCCGACCTGAGCTCAGGCGTCTGCGAACAAAACGGGGCTGGGTAG